In Tachysurus vachellii isolate PV-2020 chromosome 1, HZAU_Pvac_v1, whole genome shotgun sequence, a genomic segment contains:
- the hps3 gene encoding Hermansky-Pudlak syndrome 3 protein — protein MVRVYNCHPFACQRIVPATQEPGLVCSGGGALFIVSAGGCKIEVYHIQQDECPLICRFSTMGIVHSIVYSQIGDYLVTIEEKNGATYLRAYTNWRYQAVEKKRVGVRLLGHLMRGQVQHGTPKEQMEIVEIPLSETPLCTACCSITGALLVACAKSLVLFSLKLQSLSDQHYALDFERLLILYVSGWSPSQVALCGGYIAMQTELEVLVVKLENLEKICASNEEHTQLYGDDTAAVGVTENDVKKEPHCPLESDDYFVIPKHLEMLGDKAKDCGVSLSLEWTVMETEANMGVTYILYRRFAPDFFQGCTVEDTRLHSLQLHPLYSGNPDVSSDAGKSDPSCMFCFFSLPNAGYMYSLKNTVELISTYQYPEKAHQALLCNQFLHVITQNALQCFSVRCSAVAARVEDPYIDTTMKACPPFTMEVSALRIQLFIGLKSLCHDGNHIVLLTAADVETKEETERVTRRSISKKTSVSKLKEPSESGHGWNLYVISTVSTLQLYREMMEYSKRYEQASPLSQNYVHLLSEAHLLLRASLLCPNADKAKIQEAFQESCAQLGDCFSRQEKRDCHLALPYYKMSGLSVTEVIQRNVAVCRGHDYGKGFLFFLKHSLYEETMEELSEETANTVLEIFSKAEPGQLPYVVSSLFMKNANPASVRAHLEQLELSGAPSVTVTLCKAAQALRLGDLQYYKQQMDRHAEMLQVYGFIEEPKLLVHRKGKAVVPTQLARHLRDTQDGLLVAAVVALHENSKVKLEEAELFFQELCKDSAESQRIPQQLVDFWEALLVASSQESVVQELLFHLTSVYIERIMCRERSGIKALKTAEDLINSCSHYGSLFPWLSILTPAQFNITHDHQEDLQKLQSLLCGPTLDVSSVVPLLEQLSDEDNTGLSVHVLCATKLGQHERAIEKLLDRCPHAVILYANYELHSDKMALWWQKLFPELCERTRLSSGDNGVFLTALKETLAVVAMELNPAEFLDLLPDDGTAHFFLPHLLKCSQKHLLT, from the exons GGGATTACCTGGTCACCATTGAGGAGAAGAATGGTGCCACCTACTTGAGGGCCTACACTAATTGGCGCTACCAAGCAGTTGAGAAGAAGCGTGTAGGCGTTCGCTTGCTCGGGCACCTCATGCGCGGTCAGGTCCAACATGGCACCCCCAAGGAACAGATGGAGATTGTAGAGATACCTTTGTCAGAGACACCACTCTGCACTGCTTGCTGCTCCATCACAGGTGCCCTGTTGGTGGCCTGTGCAAAGAGCCTGGTGCTGTTTAGTCTGAAGTTGCAGTCGCTTAGTGATCAGCACTATGCTCTTGACTTTGAGAGGCTCCTCATCCTGTATGTTTCTGGTTGGAGCCCATCACAGGTGGCACTCTGTGGTGGGTACATTGCCATGCAAACAGAACTGGAGGTACTGGTTGTGAAGCTGGAGAACCTGGAAAAGATTTGTGCATCAAATGAAGAGCATACGCAGCTGTACGGTGATGATACGGCTGCAGTTGGTGTTACTGAAAATG atgttAAAAAGGAGCCACATTGTCCCCTTGAGTCTGATGACTACTTTGTGATCCCGAAGCATCTGGAGATGCTGGGAGATAAGGCAAAGGATTGTGGAGTGTCCCTATCTTTAGAGTGGACTGTAATGGAGACAGAGGCAAACATGGGCGTTACCTACATCTTGTACAG GAGGTTTGCCCCAGATTTCTTCCAAGGCTGCACTGTGGAGGACACACGTTTGCACTCCCTGCAGCTCCACCCCTTGTACAGTG GTAATCCGGATGTAAGCAGTGATGCTGGAAAAAGTGACCCTTCCTGTatgttctgtttcttttctctacCAAATGCTGGTTACATGTACAGCCTGAAGAACACCGTAGAGCTCATTTCAACCTACCAGTACCCAGAAAAGGCCCATCAGGCTTTGCTGTGCAACCAGTTTCTACATGTTATCACACA aaatgCTCTGCAGTGTTTCTCTGTGAGATGTAGTGCCGTTGCTGCTCGGGTCGAGGACCCTTACATTGACACCACCATGAAG gcCTGTCCTCCTTTCACTATGGAAGTTTCTGCTCTCCGTATACAGCTGTTTATCGGTCTCAAGTCTCTGTGTCATGATGGAAATCACATTGTGCTGCTCACAGCTGCTGACGTTGAGACCAAAGAAGAGACAGAGCGGGTGACTAGAAGATCTAT ATCCAAGAAAACTTCAGTGTCAAAGCTGAAGGAGCCCAGCGAGAGTGGCCATGGCTGGAACCTGTACGTGATAAGCACCGTGTCCACGCTGCAGCTCTACAGAGAGATG ATGGAGTACAGTAAACGTTACGAGCAGGCCAGCCCGCTGTCGCAGAACTATGTTCATCTGCTTAGTGAAGCTCATTTGCTGCTGAGAGCCAGTCTGCTCTGTCCAAACGCAGACAAAGCCAAGATCCAGGAAGCTTTTCAGGAGAGCTGTGCCCAGCTGGGAGACTGCTTCAGCAG GCAGGAGAAGCGGGATTGTCACTTGGCTCTTCCATACTACAAAATGTCTGGCCTGTCAGTGACAGAAGTAATCCAGAGAAACGTTGCAGTATGCAGGGGTCATGATTATGGGAAAGGCTTTCTCTTCTTCCTGAAGCACTCTCTCTATGAGGAAACCATGGAAGAACTCAGCGAA GAAACTGCTAACACCGTGTTGGAGATCTTCAGTAAAGCCGAGCCGGGCCAGCTCCCGTACGTAGTGAGCAGCTTATTCATGAAGAACGCTAATCCTGCCTCTGTACGTGCACACCTGGAGCAGCTGGAGCTCAGTGGCGCTCCGTCTGTCACAGTCACGCTGTGTAAGGCTGCTCAGGCACTGCGCTTAGGAGACCTGCAGTACTACAAACAGCAAATGGATCGGCATGCCGAG ATGCTGCAGGTGTACGGCTTCATAGAGGAGCCTAAGCTTCTTGTGCATCGCAAAGGGAAGGCCGTGGTTCCCACTCAGCTAGCGCGGCACCTACGGGACACCCAGGACGGCCTTCTGGTGGCTGCCGTCGTGGCACTTCATGAGAACAGCAAGGTCAAACTGGAAGAGGCTGAACTCTTCTTTCAG GAGTTGTGTAAGGACAGCGCAGAATCTCAGAGGATTCCTCAGCAGCTGGTAGATTTCTGGGAGGCTCTGCTGGTGGCATCATCTCAGGAATCAGTAGTCCAGGAGCTTTTGTTCCACCTCACCTCTGTATACATCGAACGCATCATGTGCAGAGAGCGCTCAGGCATTAAAGCACTCAAAACAGCTGAAGACTTG ATCAATTCCTGTTCTCACTATGGATCACTGTTCCCATGGTTGAGCATTCTGACTCCTGCTCAGTTTAACATCACACATGACCACCAAGAAGACCTTCAGAAACTTCAG TCTCTGCTGTGTGGCCCAACGCTGGACGTGTCCTCCGTTGTGCCTCTGCTAGAACAGCTATCTGATGAGGATAACACTGGCCTTAGCGTGCACGTGCTTTGTGCCACCAAACTGGGTCAGCATGAGAGAGCCATCGagaagctactggaccgctgcCCTCATGCCGTCATCCTCTACGCCAATTATGAGTTACATAGCGACAAAATG GCCTTGTGGTGGCAGAAGCTATTTCCTGAGCTTTGTGAGAGGACACGGCTTTCTTCAGGAGATAATGGGGTTTTTCTCACTGCTCTCAAAG AGACTCTGGCAGTGGTGGCCATGGAGCTGAACCCAGCAGAGTTTTTGGACTTGTTACCAGACGATGGTACTGCACACTTCTTCTTGCCTCACCTTCTGAAATGTAGCCAGAAGCATCTCCTTACATGA